A region from the Patescibacteria group bacterium genome encodes:
- a CDS encoding DEAD/DEAH box helicase: MKITDHHAKYFAYELTKRCPSDSLEKLSSTLSNAQVDLNPHQIEAALFAFRSPLSKGAILADEVGLGKTIEAGLVLSQKWAERKRKILLILPSSLRKQWNAELQEKFFLPSIILEAKSFNQYINGGNLNPFEQEDVIVICSYHFARSKAAYIKKIKWDLAVIDEAHRLRNVYKTNNKIAREIKNALSEVPKILLTATPLQNSLLELYGLVSIIDDHVFGDLTSFKVNYARLSREQDVYDGEAGFVEPRQEMFMDLRNRLKQVCTRTLRRQVLEYIKYTKRIPLTQDYIPTEDEIRLYDGMSEYLQRPKLFALPSSQRQLITLILRKLLASSSFAIASTLNSLVFKLSALIEEAEKAKTVKETGIAGLEDNFENLEEISDEWVDDEESDEESEKDAPKIKYTDEDIALMRTEKADLEKFRDMAKKILKNSKGEALLIALEKGFEMTNKLGAKKKAIIFTESTITQNYLYSDLLSKGGYDGKIVLFNGSNNDDKSKQIYADWIRVNKDTDKITGSKTSDMRAALVDYFRDEAEIMIATEAAAEGVNLQFCSLLINYDLPWNPQRIEQRIGRCHRYGQKHDVVVINFVNRKNAADQRVYDLLDQKFSLFKGVFGASDEVLGGIESGVDFEKRIAAIYQSCRTEEEITGAFDTLQKQMDESIQNNLRDTRQKLLENFDAEVHEKLKVNLKESKAYLDTYTSWLWDATKYYLGDNAEFAEHEYSFTLKNNPFPNEQIDPGPYKIGKNIDDAHIYRPGHPLAQKILGEIKAKVFDDAEITFDYSSNSTIISILEPLVGKSGILKVSNYTVEAFEAEDAVVVSAIDESGNPVDGEIAKKLFSIAAQTVKTATLSPEEKTKLGELEDQTVGIVSTRIAERNSEFFDNEVDKLDKWAEDMKKAVELDLKKLDVDIKISKTNAKKILNLDEKLKAQRGIKDMEKKRNEMRKKLYEAQDDVEGRKEKLIGEVEAQLKQKSKLESLFTIRWRVV, from the coding sequence ATGAAAATCACTGACCATCACGCAAAATACTTTGCCTACGAACTCACCAAGCGATGTCCATCGGACAGCTTGGAGAAATTGTCGTCTACGCTTTCCAACGCACAAGTTGATCTTAATCCTCATCAGATAGAGGCGGCGCTGTTTGCATTTCGATCGCCACTCTCTAAAGGAGCTATCCTTGCTGATGAGGTTGGTCTTGGAAAAACAATTGAGGCAGGACTCGTGCTCTCGCAAAAATGGGCTGAAAGAAAACGAAAGATACTGCTTATCTTGCCCTCGAGTTTACGTAAGCAATGGAACGCTGAATTGCAAGAGAAATTCTTTTTGCCATCGATTATTTTAGAAGCAAAATCATTTAATCAGTATATTAACGGCGGTAACCTCAATCCATTCGAGCAGGAAGATGTGATCGTTATTTGCTCGTATCACTTCGCTCGATCAAAGGCGGCCTATATTAAAAAAATTAAATGGGACCTGGCAGTTATTGATGAAGCACACCGACTTCGTAATGTGTATAAAACCAACAATAAAATCGCTCGGGAAATTAAGAATGCACTCTCCGAAGTTCCGAAAATTCTTCTTACAGCAACACCACTTCAAAATTCACTGCTTGAGCTCTACGGATTAGTGAGCATCATTGATGATCATGTGTTCGGAGACCTTACGAGTTTTAAAGTGAACTATGCCCGTCTTTCACGTGAGCAGGACGTGTATGACGGCGAAGCTGGATTTGTTGAACCACGACAGGAGATGTTCATGGATTTACGCAACCGGCTCAAGCAGGTATGTACCCGAACACTTCGTAGGCAGGTTTTGGAGTATATAAAATATACCAAGCGTATCCCACTCACTCAGGACTATATTCCGACCGAAGATGAGATCCGGCTTTATGATGGCATGTCCGAATATCTGCAAAGACCCAAGCTTTTCGCATTGCCTTCCAGTCAACGACAGCTGATCACGCTTATCCTACGTAAGCTTCTCGCCTCATCGTCCTTTGCTATTGCCAGCACTCTCAACAGTTTGGTATTTAAACTTTCTGCGCTGATTGAGGAGGCCGAGAAAGCAAAAACAGTTAAGGAAACCGGTATCGCCGGACTCGAAGACAACTTTGAGAACCTTGAGGAAATATCGGACGAGTGGGTTGACGATGAAGAGAGTGATGAGGAGTCCGAAAAAGATGCGCCGAAAATAAAATACACCGACGAGGATATCGCGCTGATGAGGACGGAAAAAGCTGATCTGGAAAAATTCCGAGATATGGCCAAGAAGATTCTCAAGAACTCTAAAGGAGAGGCTTTACTTATTGCCCTCGAAAAAGGTTTTGAGATGACAAATAAGTTGGGAGCAAAAAAGAAAGCTATCATATTTACCGAGTCGACCATTACTCAGAATTACTTGTATTCCGATCTCCTTTCAAAGGGTGGGTATGACGGCAAAATAGTTCTCTTTAACGGATCGAACAACGACGATAAATCAAAGCAGATTTATGCCGACTGGATCAGGGTTAATAAAGACACGGATAAAATAACCGGCTCAAAAACCTCGGACATGCGCGCCGCGCTCGTTGACTACTTCCGTGATGAGGCGGAAATAATGATTGCGACCGAAGCGGCGGCCGAGGGCGTGAACCTCCAGTTCTGTTCACTGCTGATCAACTACGACCTCCCTTGGAACCCTCAGCGTATTGAACAGCGTATCGGCCGATGCCACCGTTACGGCCAGAAGCATGACGTTGTGGTTATTAACTTCGTGAACCGTAAAAATGCGGCCGATCAGCGTGTCTACGACCTGCTCGATCAGAAGTTCAGCCTGTTCAAGGGCGTATTCGGAGCAAGCGATGAAGTGCTTGGTGGCATCGAGTCCGGAGTTGATTTTGAGAAGCGTATCGCGGCCATTTATCAGTCGTGCCGAACCGAAGAAGAAATCACTGGTGCGTTTGATACCCTGCAAAAACAGATGGACGAGAGCATTCAAAATAACCTCCGTGATACTCGTCAGAAATTGCTGGAAAACTTCGATGCGGAAGTACATGAAAAACTCAAAGTTAACCTTAAAGAAAGCAAGGCTTATCTGGATACTTATACGAGCTGGCTTTGGGACGCCACAAAATATTATCTTGGCGATAACGCGGAGTTTGCGGAGCACGAATATTCATTCACGCTTAAAAATAATCCCTTCCCTAATGAGCAGATCGACCCGGGACCTTATAAGATTGGTAAAAATATAGACGACGCACATATTTATCGTCCTGGACATCCTCTAGCACAAAAGATTCTTGGCGAGATTAAAGCCAAGGTATTTGACGATGCTGAAATCACTTTTGACTACTCAAGCAACTCCACGATTATTTCTATTCTAGAACCTCTTGTCGGCAAGAGTGGTATTTTGAAAGTGTCCAATTATACCGTTGAGGCCTTTGAGGCCGAGGATGCGGTGGTTGTATCGGCTATTGATGAATCAGGAAATCCGGTAGATGGAGAAATAGCTAAGAAACTTTTTTCTATCGCAGCTCAAACTGTGAAGACCGCCACACTTTCTCCGGAAGAGAAAACAAAGCTCGGCGAACTCGAAGACCAGACTGTTGGGATTGTTTCTACTCGAATTGCCGAGCGCAACAGCGAGTTTTTTGACAATGAGGTAGACAAGCTCGATAAGTGGGCGGAGGATATGAAAAAAGCTGTTGAGCTTGATCTCAAGAAGCTGGATGTTGACATTAAAATTTCCAAGACCAACGCCAAGAAAATCTTAAACCTCGATGAGAAATTGAAAGCCCAACGAGGTATTAAGGATATGGAGAAGAAGCGCAATGAGATGCGCAAAAAGTTATATGAGGCTCAGGACGATGTGGAAGGCAGAAAAGAAAAACTTATCGGAGAAGTGGAGGCTCAATTGAAACAAAAATCAAAACTTGAGTCGCTGTTCACCATCCGGTGGAGAGTCGTTTAA